The following DNA comes from Nymphalis io chromosome 20, ilAglIoxx1.1, whole genome shotgun sequence.
tgtctatgggtggtgatgaccactaaccatcaggtggtgcATTCTTGAAAACATTCCGCCAACAttcatgaaatatatatgtctatcttCTGTGAATTTATGTTATTCTTCTATGAAACTGGCCGCTGTAACTGTAATCGATCAGAAggataggtatatatatttgaaactaTGTACTGTGATTGTTATTATATCCGGTAtcatgtttaaaaacaaaattaatattaatttgacaatTTTATCTTAAGTAACAAACACATACATAGGGCTTTTAAAgtgcatattaatattaagaaaagtaACCTAAAGCGTAGTGTTAAAAGCACATGGTTTACGAGCCGTCTTGCGACGTAATAGTCGCTGGTTCGATCCTGATCCCatgggctattgtcgtccccatgtttttttcacgctggtaaaacgcattacgcgtttcccccacgcctaacacaagctttaaaAATAGCTGAAGgggtaaataactaaatatttataacaattttggccttaattataagaaaattattaacacaattttaatatacttttgagTCTGTATTTAAACTGATGATGTTACCTGTCAATGACGTTACATGAGACAGGTAACatacaatcaataatatttaaactttcctAAACATATCAAATACGGTttgtgaagttttttttttaataaaagatcaGAAagggattttaattaattaaaaacgtagaccatttatttataatcctaTAAAACGGTGGCAGTTGCTTCAATCCACCGCGAGTAGGCGGAAACTCGAGTGTTGATGTTTGAATAACGGCTGTTGCCGCAGCTCTGTGTCCACGAGTATACGCCTACCACCACGCCGTTGTGCAGGAGAGGGCTGCCAGTGTCACcctataattatgttaattatgttaCTTAAACATAAAAACCAGTGTCTTATGTGAGTTGGTTTAAATTTCATTTGCAATATTTGACCCTCATGCACATATGAGTATTAACGGGGATGTAAATgcttttaaataactataatattacatgATAGTTTACTAAGCCGATCCTATTTCTATATCATTCATTGTTTCTATgattggccacggcggccaattagAGATTAGCCATCTGCCAAGGACATATTAGTGCAGAAGTGTGTTTGAAACAAACACAGAAGCATTCTCATCGGCCTTATATCTCGCCAATATACCATTGAGAcagactatttattattaaataatatgtaattaaaagttATGTAAAGTATATACCTACGTTTGTGAAAACaattaattgagtatatttattatatgaaaattaacaattttcatATACCTGGCATTGTCCGCGAACTCCGACATCCAGCCAGCCAGCACAAAGCATATTGCTAGTTACGCTGAAGTTCACCTCAGCGTATCGGGTAGCACATGTCTGCTGGTCGTTTACCCAGATTTGAACTTGGCGAAGTTCTGGAGACAACGATGCTGATATCTGAAAACGatttcgataaatatttttattatcagaaCAAATGTGGTTGAATCTctcttaataataacatttttcagGTTCAGAGGACGCAGGTTTTAACAGTGAGCCGCGATTGCCCTCTGGCATAAAAACGCATATATTTACAGAAGATTTcagaaggcgccggaatacccaccaaaaaactagcgatacccacaccgtctttcaCTCGGATTACAGacaccccctagccccggcaacatttacggcgggaggagaaggtttgcatagcgccgacgtcttctccccggtcttcttcggcgaagcgggtcagcggaagcactgttctcacgctcccgcttcgcggcctccttctgcgacatgacgttttcgtagaaagagaccatctcattccagcccctctcgctaccgatcatggcgtttatcacgctcagcagcgagaggtgtccgcctacaatggccgccaggtaatggcgctgaggcccccatgcagcacactcaatcagggtgtgatgcgccgtgtccgaaggcgcgccgcactcgtggcaggagggagtgacctcccgcctcgctatccagtgcagatacctaccgaagcaaccgtgaatggtaagtacctgcgtcagcctgaatgtgatgtgccgtgactccgttccacccagcgactcaactGGCaacggaccgcctccactgtcgctaggcctgccgagggggaccccaggtcctcctcctacctgcgaatcaaggctcgctgggctagagccctgactcgCACTACCTCCgccaatcctggacggtcgccactcgacctcgcttccacccggaaccggtacacttccataagcacctctgcctggagttcccaaggcggatcgctcgcgaagactgtcgctgccgtccatgacactgtacggtaaccacgtatcgctctcaccgctatgactctctgtggtctccgaagaagagccttgttacgagcagtgagagcgtccacccagatgggtgcaccgtacagcgcCATGGAGTGCACCACAccagcgtataatcgccggcaatgtgtttccggccctcctacgttgggtagaaggtggcccaaggcggcagcgacgttgatgagcttcgggctgagttggacaaaatgctgcccgaagctccatcttccatccagaatcaggcccagatacctcatctgggcctgaTTCTGGATGATAGACGCTCCTCGAGGGggacctcgacgtggaccgtggaataggagggcctccgtttttgttacagagaccctcaagcccagcatcctgaTTCGATCTATCGTGAGCGACACTCCAACCTCAGCCAGGCGGGCTGCGTCTTGAAAAGTACGtcccgtcgccgtgatgagggtgtcgtccgcgtagcacAGCACCCCCATCCCGGGAAAGACGGgtgcccgcaggagccagtcaaagccaacgttccacaggattgggccgagaaccgacccctgtggaacgccgcagcctactcgACGCCGGACAAGTCACCCATCGCCctcctcccagaggaccacccaatcctggaggtatgcccccaacagccttctgagataggaaggcaccccgtgataTCGAAGCGCCTCCCTTATTGtcccgaaaggaagactattgaaggcgttcgccacgtgcagcgataccgccaggaccacGTCCCCTCGGGTCACCGCCTCCATGGTCCGGGTCTTCAGGGTgttcagggcgtcgatagttgatcgacccgccctgaacccgaactgagctTCTGAAAGACCCGGTCCCACCTCCTCGAGGTGCTgaacaagacgggcagcgacaatcttctcgaagagtttgcccgtcgcaccgttggttgcctggaagagatggctatgtagcgataagatcgctaaaattgtatgctacttttatttaagctgtattcatgttttgtatttttttttctctttgtggtgtacaataaagggTAAAGTATATATGTAGATCAGTATTGAATATTTGGCTAATGTACGGCTATATATGTTTACCACTGTCTCCATTTATATCTTATATGTGTAATGTATGTGAATATTGCCAGCActggtaatttataaatagttttttttattcaatagaatAGATAAGTGTCagattttagtaataaatgGTAAGGGCGAATGTGTATTATTTCTCTAAATATAAACACTATGATATTTTAGATCCAACCTCTTCCAAAAATAATTATGCCTTTAGATAACTGATTATGCTTACCGAAGTGACACCCCATCCGATGGCCCAAACAGGTTGATTGTTGGCCAACGAATAAGATCCACCAGCTATATACGCAGCCTGAACGTTTTGTCCAAAAACGATGTTCAAAGAGGTTCTTAACACAGCGATGTCGTTTACTCTGGTTGTTGTCTGGAAGTCAGAATGGGTAGTAATTCTTCGGATGAGGTAGATAAGACCACGGCTGTTGGAGTACGTCGACCCAACTCTGGCACGCCACCAAAGCATTGAATCGACCCTGTTAGGAGTTAAGTCTAgtcattagtatatattttttatgtacgaAATACCTGTATAGAAAAAGGATTTAACAATGATTGAATTCACTTGCAATCATATATTTCCAACCAAAAGAACTATTCGTAATTTTTTTCTCTAATCGTTCAAAAAGTATTTccataatttctttatttttgcaTAGAAATGAAGTTGCGCTTAAGAGGGACGTGTAAGAGACGCAAGGGTGAATTTTGAAATCTGACTTCAGGCGCGCCTAAAATTCATCATTATGTCattctaaataatttgaatcaaggatttgaaataatttgagtaacttctacttattttatatattatttatattttattttttatttattaagagcggagatggcccagtggtaagaacgcgtgaatcttaaccgatgatcgtgggttcaaaaccgggcaagcaccactgaatttttatgtgattaatttgtgattataattcatctcatgttatatggtgaaggaaaacatcgtgaggaaacctgcatgtatctaatttcactgaaattctgccacatgtgtattccatcaacccgcattgaagcagcgtggtggaataaactccataccttctcctcaaaaagggagaggaggctttagcccagcagtgggacattcacaggctgttactgttatattttatatattttgtcgctattttatttaaagtgctCATTAATTAAGGTAAAGCTAAATTATAGAGAACACTTACACATTGTTAGTTACAAAACAGGAGGCTGCTGATAATATTGCTGATGACGATATGATTGTGCCACCGCACACTTGAGTGTAAGCCCCTTCTCCCCGGTTGCTGAGAAGGGAGGTCGCAAAGGGGTATGCACTTATGTCAGCTGTGCTACCTCCAGAAATTCTCGTCGGATTtcctattaaaaaatgttaagtaagAAAACGGGTCCTTCAATATCATTGttcttatgtaaattaaatatttagttgtaAAACTTTTGATTCTAGTAACATTCGATTACCAGTTACCATAGATTACGTACTGCAATAGGGAAAAggttgtaggcattatcaatgTTAAAAGGCAATTATGGGTCAAATTTCTTAAGTCGGCTCGGATGGAAGTCTGAAACTATAAGGAATAGCGTAAAatctattagtaaatattaaccCGTAAATCGAACTTATCTAAGTTTGTTttgccttttaaataaaattcgtacatactacaaatatatagtatttctaCAAGTTACATTTTATGACCTCCAGGTACTGTTCTCTTATATAGACTATTCTGTATTTACTTATCGTAATAAGTTTGTGTAGTAAGTTACGGAACAACCTCACAAAGTCTGCAGCGGAGATACCTATTTCCTATTCCCATCATACGATTGAGCTTAGTTGAATGAAAGCAGTTATCCTAGACAAAACCAGTGGAATGGAACCATAGAATTGGACTCAATACTTCCCAACACACTCATCACTGGTCCCCGTACTCGAGTACACAATTTACTCGACAccgaaacatttaaaaatgataagagATATATCCAAAGATATACGCCTACACTAGCTTTCTTAAATAGGTCAGCACTCGAAGTGCTTCTTTCAAAGCTTCGAACGGAAGACTGTTAAAGGCAT
Coding sequences within:
- the LOC126776606 gene encoding trypsin CFT-1-like, with the protein product MPTTFSLLQYVIYGNPTRISGGSTADISAYPFATSLLSNRGEGAYTQVCGGTIISSSAILSAASCFVTNNVVDSMLWWRARVGSTYSNSRGLIYLIRRITTHSDFQTTTRVNDIAVLRTSLNIVFGQNVQAAYIAGGSYSLANNQPVWAIGWGVTSVSIIKLRQVQIWVNDQQTCATRYAEVNFSVTSNMLCAGWLDVGVRGQCQGDTGSPLLHNGVVVGVYSWTQSCGNSRYSNINTRVSAYSRWIEATATVL